Proteins encoded in a region of the Gammaproteobacteria bacterium genome:
- a CDS encoding ATP-binding protein, with protein MATAEQIKALLKSHADRDDQRFYSIALQVAAKEARQGHHKLANELKTLVENSQKTSKLGVAARSPTPLKKQPAGELKGLLDLTPASVRKNELVLSEDISTRLEQVLLEQRQKDKLSQFGLFPRRKLLFTGPPGTGKTMSAAALATELKLPLYTVVLDSLITRFMGETAAKLRLIFDHIKQTRAVYLFDEFDAIGTQRGAQNDVGEIRRVLNSFLLFVEQDASESIIVAATNHPELLDKALYRRFDDIIRFEKPGQEQIERLVENRLSMFDTGQLAWNEISAAANNLSSAEITRACEDAAKEAVLNHEAKITSSLLIRAIERRQTGKK; from the coding sequence ATGGCAACGGCAGAGCAAATCAAGGCGCTTTTGAAGAGCCACGCGGACCGAGATGATCAGCGGTTCTATTCTATTGCCTTGCAAGTTGCTGCAAAAGAAGCTCGTCAAGGCCACCACAAACTAGCGAATGAGCTAAAGACACTAGTAGAAAATTCCCAAAAGACATCAAAGCTGGGCGTCGCCGCAAGAAGTCCAACTCCGCTGAAAAAACAGCCAGCAGGAGAATTGAAAGGCTTACTCGATTTAACTCCGGCTTCCGTTCGTAAAAACGAACTGGTTCTATCTGAGGACATAAGCACTCGTTTGGAGCAAGTGCTACTCGAGCAGCGGCAGAAGGATAAACTGTCTCAGTTTGGTCTTTTCCCTCGTCGAAAGTTGTTATTTACCGGCCCACCTGGTACGGGGAAGACCATGTCTGCCGCAGCTTTAGCTACCGAGCTAAAGCTGCCCCTCTATACGGTGGTTCTAGATAGTTTGATTACTCGGTTTATGGGGGAAACGGCGGCAAAGCTCCGCTTGATTTTTGACCATATAAAGCAAACAAGAGCCGTGTATCTTTTTGATGAGTTTGATGCGATCGGTACCCAGCGGGGTGCGCAGAATGATGTGGGAGAAATCAGACGAGTTCTGAATTCTTTTCTCCTATTTGTTGAACAAGATGCTTCGGAAAGCATTATCGTTGCGGCTACGAATCATCCCGAGTTATTGGACAAAGCGCTCTATCGCCGTTTTGATGACATCATTCGCTTCGAGAAGCCTGGTCAAGAACAAATAGAGCGACTTGTCGAAAATCGACTATCAATGTTCGATACAGGCCAATTGGCATGGAATGAAATAAGTGCAGCGGCAAATAACCTCAGTTCGGCCGAGATAACCCGGGCCTGCGAAGATGCAGCAAAAGAAGCGGTACTGAATCATGAAGCGAAAATCACCTCTTCTTTG
- a CDS encoding conjugal transfer protein TraG N-terminal domain-containing protein, whose product MSVDSYLELFTSLFGWAFYGILWDVMVGTGIVYLPFLGILIDNWREPAQGGEVGHASGLSLRRMEIELFIALLVVVLAGQPAALTPLNAATLSYSPPPTLLNPTPTTATVAAPQSTYGTTGFTGSAATVNVPVWWYGVIALSSGLNHAIVEGLPTVADMRTFEQQAHLATIADPRLRQEVSDFFSQCYIPARSRYQAERPDTPAINGILATYGVDDPDWMGSHVYRDIPGYYDTLRPANQITGWVYNAARDTEYDPMAPPTWGKPYCKQWWEDAAIGLREKLISEADATSAGFSGLVVAIAPALAGERQNDAVAKTVLTNAPPSWSSNELVANNASGSGLFNTAGSIIKGGLATGGVITASALFSVTMTAVLQSLPMVQSIMLLGIYALLPLVVVLSRYSIAMMVVAGMAIFTIKFWTVLWYLAMWVDQNLILSMYPDVNVFLQIFSNPGEHDAKRMLLNMITTSLYLGLPLLWSGMMAWAGVNVGRSLDNAANPLRAPVHESGKQGGAVGKGIVSKGIKR is encoded by the coding sequence ATGAGTGTCGACAGCTACCTGGAGCTCTTTACCTCGCTCTTCGGCTGGGCCTTCTACGGCATTCTGTGGGATGTGATGGTCGGTACCGGGATCGTCTATCTCCCGTTCCTGGGTATCCTGATCGACAACTGGCGGGAACCGGCTCAGGGCGGGGAAGTGGGACATGCCAGCGGCCTGTCACTGCGGCGTATGGAGATCGAGCTGTTCATTGCGCTATTGGTGGTCGTGCTCGCAGGGCAACCCGCTGCCCTCACACCCCTCAATGCGGCAACCCTGTCCTACTCGCCGCCACCGACCTTGCTCAATCCAACACCTACCACAGCAACTGTCGCGGCCCCCCAGAGTACCTACGGTACCACCGGGTTTACCGGCTCTGCCGCGACCGTCAATGTTCCGGTGTGGTGGTACGGTGTCATCGCGCTGAGTTCGGGTTTGAACCACGCTATCGTCGAAGGCCTGCCAACGGTGGCGGATATGCGCACCTTCGAGCAGCAGGCTCACCTGGCCACAATCGCCGACCCGCGACTGCGGCAGGAGGTCAGTGATTTTTTCAGCCAGTGTTACATACCGGCCCGTTCCAGGTACCAGGCAGAGCGGCCGGATACCCCGGCGATCAACGGTATCCTTGCCACCTATGGCGTCGACGACCCGGACTGGATGGGCTCACATGTCTACCGGGATATCCCAGGCTACTACGACACCTTGCGCCCGGCCAACCAAATCACCGGCTGGGTCTACAATGCAGCCAGGGATACCGAGTACGATCCGATGGCACCGCCAACCTGGGGCAAACCTTACTGCAAGCAGTGGTGGGAAGATGCAGCGATCGGCTTAAGAGAGAAGCTGATCAGTGAAGCGGATGCCACCTCCGCCGGTTTCTCCGGTCTGGTGGTCGCCATTGCCCCCGCACTGGCCGGTGAGCGGCAAAATGACGCCGTCGCCAAAACCGTGCTTACCAACGCACCGCCTTCCTGGTCGAGCAACGAGCTGGTCGCAAACAATGCCTCCGGTTCAGGTTTGTTCAATACCGCGGGAAGTATCATCAAAGGAGGCCTCGCCACCGGTGGCGTGATCACCGCATCAGCCCTGTTCTCCGTCACCATGACCGCCGTACTGCAGTCATTGCCCATGGTACAGTCCATTATGCTGCTCGGTATCTATGCATTGCTACCGCTGGTGGTTGTCTTATCCCGCTACTCCATTGCCATGATGGTGGTCGCCGGCATGGCGATTTTCACCATCAAATTCTGGACGGTACTCTGGTACCTGGCCATGTGGGTGGATCAGAACCTGATTCTGTCCATGTATCCCGACGTTAACGTCTTCCTGCAGATCTTCTCCAATCCAGGTGAGCACGACGCCAAGCGCATGCTGCTGAATATGATCACCACCAGTCTTTATCTGGGATTGCCGTTGTTATGGAGTGGGATGATGGCTTGGGCAGGGGTGAATGTTGGCCGGTCACTGGATAACGCGGCCAATCCATTGAGAGCCCCTGTACATGAGTCAGGTAAACAAGGGGGAGCTGTCGGGAAAGGGATCGTGAGCAAAGGAATTAAACGGTGA
- a CDS encoding integrating conjugative element protein: MSEKLSVRTLLLFGVMSVCQVVHAAQGPTEDSLWYYEIGGAEPVSVPANPSVVSVTLGGSAQLGLGYSCGKFDPVAAVTHTLNDIGAGVDNMMNAMTAAATSAIAALPALILQRANPGLYDLFQNALIKAEETMQLATKSCEVMETEIAQGKNPYADLITLSKGNDWKVQMGIGGNDAVTAKESVESSNGDNGVPWIGGQAGGSGQPVLEFTGDIVEAGYNINMNRALTDTTPVPVASATRLSEIWPSPADARDWTVDVVGENIVTTCDTCRKDSIPGTGLLPKLYQESATVTTEIQNLVSGATPPTLDNLEQITAPGVAITRQVIEAIREMPVSEQSLIMGRLVSEISTARTVEKALFARRLLLSGRQVPEVYATEVAREHADNSIAELDKEIENLLFETRVRKEVVSDTVTTLLERAAARRQSSLTVPEVPTLDPNPLRDGRVQ, translated from the coding sequence ATGAGCGAGAAACTATCTGTTCGTACCCTATTGTTGTTTGGCGTCATGAGTGTGTGTCAGGTTGTTCACGCGGCTCAGGGCCCCACCGAAGACAGTTTGTGGTATTACGAAATCGGCGGAGCAGAGCCCGTCTCCGTACCCGCCAATCCTTCGGTGGTCTCTGTCACCCTGGGCGGCTCCGCCCAATTGGGGCTCGGTTACAGTTGCGGCAAATTCGATCCGGTGGCGGCGGTGACTCACACTTTGAATGACATCGGGGCCGGTGTGGATAACATGATGAATGCGATGACGGCCGCAGCGACCAGCGCCATCGCTGCGTTGCCGGCTTTGATCCTGCAGCGCGCCAACCCCGGCTTGTACGATCTCTTTCAGAACGCGCTGATCAAGGCCGAAGAAACCATGCAGCTGGCCACCAAGTCCTGTGAGGTGATGGAGACCGAGATCGCCCAGGGCAAGAACCCCTATGCCGATCTGATCACCTTGTCCAAAGGCAACGACTGGAAGGTGCAGATGGGGATTGGCGGCAATGATGCCGTCACCGCCAAAGAGTCGGTGGAATCCTCCAACGGCGATAACGGGGTGCCCTGGATCGGCGGTCAGGCCGGGGGCAGTGGGCAACCGGTGCTGGAGTTCACCGGTGATATCGTCGAGGCCGGCTATAACATCAATATGAACAGAGCGCTCACCGATACGACACCAGTGCCGGTGGCATCGGCCACGCGCCTGTCGGAAATCTGGCCATCACCGGCGGATGCCCGTGATTGGACAGTCGATGTGGTGGGCGAGAACATCGTCACCACCTGCGACACCTGCCGTAAAGACAGCATTCCCGGTACGGGGCTGTTACCCAAGCTCTACCAGGAGTCCGCTACTGTCACCACCGAAATCCAGAACCTGGTCAGCGGCGCGACACCACCGACCCTGGACAACCTCGAACAGATCACTGCGCCCGGGGTGGCCATCACCCGCCAGGTGATCGAAGCGATCCGTGAAATGCCGGTCTCGGAGCAGAGCCTGATCATGGGTCGCCTGGTCTCGGAAATCAGCACCGCGCGCACGGTCGAGAAAGCACTGTTCGCACGGCGATTGTTACTGTCGGGCAGGCAAGTACCTGAAGTCTATGCCACCGAAGTCGCCCGCGAACACGCGGACAACTCCATCGCGGAACTCGACAAGGAAATCGAAAATCTGCTGTTTGAGACCCGTGTGCGCAAAGAAGTGGTCTCGGACACCGTTACCACTTTGCTCGAGCGCGCGGCGGCCAGAAGGCAGAGCTCTCTCACCGTGCCGGAAGTACCGACCCTCGATCCGAACCCGTTGCGGGACGGCCGTGTTCAATAA
- a CDS encoding TIGR03756 family integrating conjugative element protein, which yields MIAALTRGWLSLLLWMPLIGHAGSITTPEIIVQTTQAALSCMRWTPVGICFWLRCTLSGCSVRTSIKVGHYQPDAVVSAYNELGGNPWVEIRNTLGMAQRTAANGLLGSLLAVPIDSAGNRTEGGQGNKDHRNLIFRETDVIGHPVSSLSSIIASTGSLCNAQATPFFPYFQSGLDALSWRMEIPEMFYPASLIPGLREIGSWPMQTWGGVYPRTGWTTQAEEPKAAAINAQRAGDIVTRQGQPHIYVPITGGSSSGQRVWPPGPLVEGDPDTGVWQMLLPRAESTCKVFGTNDLASLTGWGGGRVDPHGDYAWNLWRPYSCCQGRGIFLFNVDWINYPP from the coding sequence ATGATAGCGGCCCTGACTCGTGGTTGGCTGAGCCTGTTGCTGTGGATGCCGCTGATCGGTCACGCGGGCTCTATTACCACACCGGAAATTATTGTGCAGACTACCCAGGCGGCGCTCAGCTGTATGCGTTGGACGCCGGTGGGGATTTGCTTCTGGTTGCGCTGCACCCTGTCCGGCTGCAGCGTGCGTACCTCGATCAAAGTGGGGCATTACCAGCCCGATGCGGTGGTGAGTGCCTACAACGAGCTCGGTGGCAATCCCTGGGTAGAGATTCGCAATACGCTGGGCATGGCACAACGAACCGCCGCCAACGGCTTGCTTGGCAGCTTGCTGGCTGTACCGATTGACAGTGCCGGCAACAGAACAGAAGGCGGGCAGGGCAACAAGGATCATCGCAACCTGATTTTTCGGGAAACGGATGTCATCGGCCATCCGGTCAGCTCCCTGTCGAGCATCATCGCCAGCACCGGTTCCCTCTGCAACGCACAAGCCACACCCTTCTTTCCGTATTTCCAGTCGGGATTGGACGCACTTTCCTGGCGGATGGAAATCCCGGAAATGTTCTACCCAGCGAGCCTGATACCCGGTTTGCGGGAGATCGGCAGCTGGCCAATGCAGACCTGGGGCGGCGTGTACCCGCGCACCGGCTGGACGACGCAGGCGGAGGAACCCAAGGCGGCGGCCATCAATGCCCAGCGCGCCGGTGACATCGTCACACGTCAGGGGCAACCCCATATCTACGTACCGATAACCGGTGGTTCGAGTTCAGGGCAGCGCGTGTGGCCGCCCGGACCACTGGTTGAAGGCGATCCGGACACCGGCGTGTGGCAGATGCTTTTACCCAGGGCGGAATCGACCTGCAAGGTATTTGGCACCAATGACCTGGCCAGTCTAACCGGCTGGGGTGGAGGTCGAGTCGATCCCCACGGTGACTATGCCTGGAATCTGTGGCGCCCTTACAGCTGTTGCCAGGGTCGCGGCATCTTTTTGTTCAACGTCGACTGGATCAATTACCCACCATGA
- a CDS encoding TIGR03757 family integrating conjugative element protein — MPSRVGRLSVNVVKAQCIISLLLTGTLCAPVQAGERTLLKEPTIEVFTDSRRQVVSGNDNTTVFVIDRINRLQQELSDDLPADSESAKKLVLKRYQRMDLQLSTELENAANGLVQARQYGIDRYPAIVFDGQAVVYGLTDINAATRLYQRWLAESAER, encoded by the coding sequence ATGCCATCCCGGGTTGGACGATTGTCAGTGAATGTCGTAAAAGCTCAATGCATTATCTCGTTGCTTCTAACAGGAACACTTTGTGCGCCTGTGCAGGCCGGCGAGAGGACCCTACTGAAAGAGCCGACGATCGAGGTATTCACCGATTCGAGACGTCAGGTTGTATCTGGAAATGACAACACGACCGTCTTTGTAATCGATCGGATCAACCGGTTGCAGCAAGAGCTCTCCGATGACCTGCCAGCGGATTCAGAGTCCGCCAAAAAACTGGTTCTGAAGCGATACCAGCGGATGGACCTGCAGCTCAGTACTGAACTGGAGAACGCCGCCAACGGATTGGTGCAGGCAAGGCAGTACGGTATCGATCGTTACCCGGCCATCGTCTTCGATGGTCAAGCTGTGGTCTACGGTTTAACCGACATCAATGCCGCAACCCGGCTTTATCAGCGGTGGCTGGCAGAGAGCGCAGAACGATGA